One window of Caldisericia bacterium genomic DNA carries:
- a CDS encoding glycosyltransferase family 39 protein translates to MFLLLIVFIIVNFLIFVPKFIFGDEAWSAKISSMGFLSSIQNSLNDFHPPLYHLILSLFLYIFPSNEILLKILSIIFGVLTLYIILFKLNEFLGEEEAQYLSILITCSPFFLYITTIVRMYSLALLLSSLSLFFFFKILNEERKYKIHFIISNILMMLTHHLTIPLFFIESFYFLIKKKWHLVLTSVICGALYSPFSYIFLIQLKRRLGLQRGWGNITLENFFSDFFSFLFFNSKGTHFLLILFFIFLLILGFIKYKNDKKVFILFYFFSYFLMFLIITKILGSLYFHYISLIIIPSYYLLVEGVFFFKKHREKILIFLIIFLFVFTPFSFIKGYPEIPQIKNLLNGKKVVFLNRYEMYRYTFNINGDFKFISDLPLNNFTFDTSKKIEYAINFIENEKKPFIFVYSQLGSDLLSIYDPKGKIKKYLEEKSNSKILFGIYSEYPIFIYFYIP, encoded by the coding sequence ATGTTTTTATTGTTAATTGTTTTTATAATTGTAAATTTTTTAATTTTTGTTCCAAAATTTATATTTGGAGATGAAGCATGGTCTGCAAAAATATCATCAATGGGTTTTCTTTCAAGTATCCAAAATTCGCTTAATGATTTTCATCCTCCTTTATATCACTTAATATTATCTTTATTTCTTTATATATTCCCTTCAAATGAAATTTTGTTAAAAATACTTTCAATTATTTTTGGAGTATTGACTTTATATATAATTTTATTTAAATTGAATGAATTTTTAGGTGAAGAGGAGGCTCAATATCTTTCAATATTAATTACTTGTTCTCCATTTTTTCTTTATATTACCACAATTGTTAGAATGTATTCACTTGCATTGTTACTTTCTTCTCTTTCACTTTTTTTCTTTTTTAAAATTTTAAATGAAGAGAGAAAATATAAAATTCATTTTATAATATCAAATATTCTTATGATGTTAACACATCACTTAACAATTCCTCTATTCTTTATAGAAAGTTTTTATTTTCTAATTAAGAAAAAATGGCACTTAGTTCTAACCTCAGTTATTTGTGGTGCACTTTATTCACCATTTTCATATATTTTTTTAATTCAACTTAAAAGAAGACTTGGACTACAAAGGGGATGGGGAAACATAACACTTGAAAACTTTTTTTCTGATTTCTTTTCATTTCTTTTTTTTAATTCAAAGGGAACTCACTTTTTATTAATACTATTTTTTATATTCCTTTTAATTTTAGGATTTATAAAATATAAAAATGATAAAAAGGTTTTTATATTATTTTATTTCTTTTCATACTTTTTAATGTTTCTAATTATAACAAAAATTTTGGGCTCACTCTATTTCCATTACATATCACTTATTATCATACCTTCATACTATTTATTGGTTGAAGGTGTATTTTTCTTTAAAAAACACAGGGAGAAGATTTTAATTTTTTTAATAATTTTTCTTTTTGTATTTACTCCGTTTAGTTTTATTAAAGGATACCCAGAGATTCCTCAAATAAAAAATCTTTTAAATGGAAAAAAAGTAGTTTTTTTAAATAGATATGAGATGTATAGATACACATTCAATATAAATGGAGATTTTAAATTTATATCTGATCTTCCTCTTAATAATTTCACATTTGATACATCAAAAAAAATTGAATATGCAATAAATTTTATTGAAAATGAGAAAAAACCATTCATTTTTGTTTATTCTCAATTAGGAAGTGATCTTTTAAGTATCTATGACCCAAAGGGAAAAATTAAAAAATACCTTGAAGAAAAATCAAATTCAAAAATTCTTTTTGGAATTTATTCAGAATATCCAATTTTTATTTATTTTTACATTCCATGA
- a CDS encoding OsmC family protein → MKDLIFEASVELKEGLTFEAKARNFSLIIDEPENLGGKNLGPNPVEYLLFALGGCLGIVIQVVANEMNLKVEGIKINLKGELNPLRFLGKDLRERAGYKKIIVEIDIKSNEPKEKLKELLKKVEERCPISDNIRNQTPVEIVLK, encoded by the coding sequence ATGAAAGACTTAATATTTGAGGCAAGTGTTGAATTAAAAGAGGGTTTAACATTTGAAGCAAAAGCAAGAAATTTTTCTCTTATAATTGATGAACCAGAAAACTTAGGAGGTAAAAATTTAGGACCAAACCCAGTTGAATACCTTTTATTTGCTCTTGGAGGATGTCTTGGAATTGTAATTCAAGTTGTTGCTAATGAGATGAATTTAAAAGTTGAAGGAATAAAAATTAATTTGAAGGGGGAACTCAACCCGTTAAGATTTTTGGGCAAAGATTTGAGAGAAAGAGCAGGATACAAAAAAATTATAGTAGAAATTGATATAAAATCTAATGAACCAAAAGAAAAACTTAAAGAACTTCTTAAAAAAGTTGAGGAGAGGTGTCCTATATCAGATAATATAAGAAATCAAACGCCAGTGGAAATAGTTTTAAAATAA
- a CDS encoding cupin domain-containing protein — protein sequence MEKIVKHFNEVPEEIVEMQGAKSAFIRWLIKGPNFHLRYFRIKNGGNSPRHSHNYEHEIFFLKGNGKVFIDGEEFCVHENYFIYIPPNKEHQIINDGESDIEFLCIVPNVK from the coding sequence ATGGAAAAAATTGTAAAACATTTTAATGAAGTTCCTGAAGAGATAGTGGAGATGCAAGGTGCTAAAAGTGCTTTTATAAGATGGTTAATTAAGGGACCAAATTTTCATTTAAGATACTTTAGAATCAAAAATGGAGGAAATTCTCCAAGACACTCTCACAATTATGAACATGAAATATTTTTCCTAAAGGGCAATGGTAAAGTTTTTATTGATGGAGAAGAGTTTTGTGTACATGAGAACTATTTTATTTATATTCCTCCAAATAAAGAACACCAAATAATAAACGATGGAGAAAGTGATATAGAATTTCTCTGTATAGTCCCTAATGTAAAATAA
- a CDS encoding glycosyltransferase family 2 protein has product MIVSLIIPAYNEEKTIGDVIKVGIENPFIDEIIVVNDGSTDKTGIIAKKLGVKTIDLKENKGKGYALYEGVKNSIGDIILFLDADLIGLKPFHITELLRPIIEGEYLTTCGIFEKGRFATDISHKLTPFLSGQRAMTRELWNNFKYDPEVRYGFEILLSDYFWRNKIKVKYVVLEGVTQLMKEEKIGFKEGRKSRIQMYMDIAKTILKIAKDKFLETKED; this is encoded by the coding sequence ATGATAGTTAGTTTAATAATACCAGCATATAATGAAGAAAAAACAATTGGAGATGTAATTAAAGTTGGAATTGAAAATCCATTTATTGATGAAATAATAGTTGTAAATGACGGTTCAACAGATAAAACTGGAATTATTGCAAAAAAATTAGGAGTAAAAACAATAGATCTTAAAGAAAATAAAGGAAAGGGATATGCTCTTTATGAAGGAGTAAAAAATAGTATTGGAGATATAATTTTATTTCTTGATGCAGATTTAATTGGGCTAAAACCATTTCATATAACAGAACTTTTAAGACCAATAATTGAAGGTGAATATCTAACAACTTGTGGAATTTTTGAAAAAGGACGTTTTGCTACTGATATTTCGCATAAATTAACTCCATTTTTATCAGGACAGAGAGCGATGACAAGAGAACTTTGGAATAATTTTAAATACGATCCAGAAGTAAGATATGGATTTGAAATTTTGCTATCAGACTATTTCTGGAGAAATAAAATAAAAGTTAAATATGTTGTTCTTGAGGGAGTTACACAACTTATGAAAGAAGAGAAAATTGGATTTAAAGAAGGAAGAAAATCTCGCATTCAAATGTATATGGATATTGCAAAAACAATTTTAAAAATTGCAAAAGATAAATTTTTAGAAACAAAGGAGGATTAA
- a CDS encoding proline--tRNA ligase — MYLSKMFVPIQREDPKDAETISHKLMIKAGLIRQISSGIYAFLPIGFRVLKKVENIIREEMNKIGAQEVFLPALLPKEPWEETGRWEIYGDELFRLKDRRGRDFCLGPTHEEIITMIVRNTVRSYKNLPQLLYQIQTKFRDEIRPRFGIMRSREFLMKDLYSFDVSWDALFESYKKVFEAYKKIFDRFKLRYYVVEADSGAIGGKVSHEFVAESQIGECEFVVCPNCGYAANIEAAKSGEIKEETQKEEPLELIYTPNMKRVEEVKSYLNISEERLIKAILYIIDEKPVLVLIRGDDEINEVKLKNFYNAKSLRLADEFEIEKYTSSPLGFSGPIGFNGEIIGDLRIKYVKNGVCGGNKKDFHYIHVSYPRDFKVKELVDLRKVRDGDPCPKCGEKLIKKIGIELGHTFQLGTKYSEAMKAYFQDENGDLKPFIMGCYGIGLGRIIAATIEQYSDDKGIVWTNVIAPYHVIVIPISQNLETIKEAELFYNELLNIGFEVLFEDRDLSPGEKFKDADLLGIPYKVIFGKTFEKENLVEIKRRADDKIFKLKKEEVKEFLKREIYDS; from the coding sequence ATGTATTTAAGCAAAATGTTTGTTCCTATTCAAAGAGAAGATCCAAAAGATGCTGAAACAATAAGTCATAAGTTGATGATTAAGGCTGGATTAATAAGACAAATTAGTTCGGGAATTTATGCTTTTTTACCAATTGGTTTTAGAGTTTTAAAAAAAGTAGAAAATATTATCAGAGAAGAGATGAATAAAATTGGAGCACAAGAAGTTTTTCTTCCTGCTCTTTTACCAAAAGAACCATGGGAAGAAACAGGTAGATGGGAAATTTATGGAGATGAACTTTTTAGATTAAAAGATAGAAGAGGGAGAGATTTTTGTCTTGGTCCAACACATGAAGAGATAATAACAATGATTGTAAGAAATACAGTTAGATCTTATAAAAATCTGCCGCAACTTCTCTATCAAATTCAAACAAAATTTAGAGATGAAATAAGACCAAGATTTGGAATAATGAGAAGTAGAGAATTTTTAATGAAAGATTTATACTCTTTTGATGTATCATGGGATGCTCTTTTTGAATCCTATAAAAAAGTTTTTGAAGCATATAAAAAGATTTTTGATAGATTTAAATTAAGATATTATGTAGTTGAGGCTGATTCTGGTGCAATTGGTGGAAAAGTATCCCATGAGTTTGTTGCTGAATCTCAAATTGGTGAATGTGAGTTTGTAGTATGTCCAAATTGTGGCTATGCTGCAAATATAGAAGCAGCAAAAAGTGGTGAAATTAAAGAAGAAACTCAAAAAGAGGAACCACTTGAACTTATTTATACACCAAATATGAAAAGGGTTGAGGAAGTAAAGAGTTACTTAAATATAAGCGAGGAAAGATTAATTAAAGCAATTCTTTATATTATTGATGAAAAACCGGTTTTAGTTTTAATTAGAGGCGATGATGAGATAAATGAAGTAAAACTTAAAAATTTTTATAATGCAAAGTCTCTTCGCCTAGCAGATGAATTTGAAATTGAAAAATATACATCATCTCCTCTTGGTTTTTCCGGTCCTATTGGCTTTAATGGGGAGATAATAGGGGATTTAAGAATTAAATATGTTAAGAATGGAGTATGTGGGGGTAATAAAAAGGATTTTCACTATATACATGTATCATATCCAAGAGATTTTAAAGTTAAAGAGTTAGTTGATTTAAGAAAAGTAAGAGATGGTGACCCATGTCCAAAATGTGGTGAAAAATTAATTAAAAAAATTGGCATTGAGTTAGGGCACACTTTTCAACTTGGAACAAAATATTCTGAGGCTATGAAAGCATATTTCCAAGATGAAAATGGAGATTTAAAACCATTTATTATGGGGTGCTATGGCATTGGACTTGGAAGAATTATTGCAGCAACAATTGAACAATATTCTGATGATAAAGGAATAGTATGGACAAATGTAATTGCACCATATCATGTGATAGTTATTCCAATCTCACAAAATTTAGAAACAATAAAAGAAGCAGAGTTATTTTATAATGAACTTTTAAATATTGGTTTCGAAGTTCTTTTTGAAGATAGAGATCTATCTCCAGGTGAAAAATTTAAAGATGCTGATTTACTTGGAATTCCTTATAAAGTGATTTTTGGAAAAACTTTTGAAAAAGAGAATTTAGTTGAAATCAAAAGAAGGGCCGATGATAAAATTTTTAAATTAAAAAAAGAGGAGGTTAAAGAATTTCTAAAAAGAGAAATATATGATAGTTAG
- the ispG gene encoding (E)-4-hydroxy-3-methylbut-2-enyl-diphosphate synthase, which produces MDKIKRRFFIGDRKIGEGEILLQGMIKGNLKKFNEIKKEIDKMIEEDVDLIRVAVPDKKSIEYVEKIVKYSKVPIIADIHFNAELAILSIDVGVKKIRLNPSNIKERKDIEKVVLHAKHKGIPIRVGANVGSLVYEKKEGERLKIMLEAIEREVKILEEFSFFDIVISAKSEDPIETIKINEILYEKFNYPIHIGVTAAGSDEDGIIKSTIGISNLLLKGIGDTIRVSLSNDSSYEVKIGRKILENLSLRKRSRIEIISCPKCSRCNKNFDKILKDIKDNFSNLKIPIKLAVMGCEVNAIGEAKDADLGIAMTRGKILFFKNGKMIKTLEENEIVPFLKRELLKKE; this is translated from the coding sequence ATGGATAAAATAAAAAGAAGGTTTTTCATAGGAGATAGAAAGATAGGGGAGGGTGAGATTCTTCTTCAAGGAATGATAAAAGGGAATTTAAAAAAATTTAATGAAATAAAGAAAGAAATAGATAAAATGATAGAAGAGGATGTAGATCTTATAAGAGTTGCTGTTCCTGATAAAAAAAGTATTGAGTATGTTGAAAAAATTGTAAAATATTCGAAAGTACCAATAATTGCAGATATTCATTTTAACGCAGAACTTGCGATTCTCTCAATTGATGTTGGAGTTAAAAAAATAAGACTAAATCCATCAAATATTAAAGAAAGGAAAGATATTGAAAAAGTTGTTTTACATGCAAAACATAAAGGTATCCCAATTAGAGTTGGAGCAAATGTTGGGTCTCTTGTTTATGAAAAAAAAGAGGGTGAAAGATTAAAAATTATGTTAGAGGCAATTGAAAGGGAAGTTAAAATTTTAGAAGAATTTTCTTTTTTTGATATTGTAATTTCGGCAAAAAGCGAAGATCCAATTGAAACAATTAAGATAAATGAAATCTTATATGAAAAATTTAATTATCCAATACACATTGGAGTTACAGCAGCAGGAAGCGATGAAGATGGAATTATAAAATCAACAATTGGAATTTCAAATCTTCTTTTAAAGGGAATTGGAGATACAATAAGAGTTTCTCTTTCTAATGATTCTTCATATGAAGTGAAAATTGGAAGAAAAATTTTAGAGAATCTTTCGTTAAGAAAAAGAAGTAGAATTGAAATCATCTCATGTCCAAAATGTTCAAGATGTAATAAAAATTTTGATAAAATTTTAAAAGATATTAAAGACAATTTTTCAAACTTAAAAATTCCAATAAAACTTGCGGTTATGGGTTGTGAGGTTAATGCAATTGGTGAAGCAAAAGATGCTGATTTGGGAATTGCTATGACAAGAGGAAAAATTTTATTTTTTAAAAATGGTAAAATGATTAAAACTCTTGAAGAAAATGAAATTGTACCCTTTTTAAAAAGAGAACTTTTAAAAAAGGAGTGA
- the rseP gene encoding RIP metalloprotease RseP yields MYIIYAIIALSIAATIHEFGHLIMAKKGGMQVEEFSIGFGPKIISFIKNETLYSLRIIPFLAYVKIRGMDDKLETPEGYYKKPLKSRLLTVLGGPFANILLAILIFIILFSTFGDFNNLSTTIFSVQENSPAYSAGLKSGDKILYINDKEIKTWDDVRNEIQNSNGNEIKIVVKRGGDTLTFYVKPTLENERWVIGIISGFEKLNFFQAIYYSFKEVLRVILLFLSSIRLIITGRATGGIVGPVGIVQVASNIGKSAGLFGIIWFSAILNILLALTNLLPIPALDGGRIPFLIYEWITKKRVPPEKENLVHLIGFIFLLGLLFLVTFFDILRWIK; encoded by the coding sequence TTGTATATAATTTATGCAATAATTGCTTTATCAATTGCTGCAACAATTCATGAATTTGGTCATCTTATTATGGCTAAAAAGGGTGGTATGCAGGTTGAAGAGTTTAGCATTGGTTTTGGTCCGAAAATCATCTCTTTTATTAAAAATGAAACACTTTACTCATTAAGAATTATTCCTTTTCTTGCTTATGTAAAAATTAGGGGAATGGATGACAAATTAGAAACACCTGAGGGATATTATAAGAAACCACTTAAAAGTAGATTATTAACAGTATTAGGTGGACCATTTGCTAATATTTTGCTTGCCATTCTTATATTTATAATTTTATTTTCAACATTTGGAGATTTTAATAATCTTTCAACTACTATTTTCTCTGTTCAAGAAAACTCACCTGCATATAGTGCAGGACTAAAAAGTGGAGACAAGATTCTATATATAAATGATAAAGAGATTAAAACTTGGGATGATGTAAGAAATGAAATTCAAAATAGCAATGGAAACGAAATAAAAATTGTTGTGAAAAGAGGAGGCGATACCTTAACTTTTTATGTTAAACCAACACTTGAGAATGAAAGATGGGTAATTGGAATTATAAGTGGCTTTGAAAAATTAAATTTCTTTCAAGCAATATATTACTCATTTAAAGAAGTTTTAAGAGTAATTCTCTTATTCTTATCATCAATTCGACTAATTATTACAGGAAGGGCAACTGGTGGAATTGTTGGTCCAGTTGGAATTGTACAAGTTGCATCAAATATAGGGAAATCTGCTGGTTTATTTGGAATTATTTGGTTTTCAGCAATTCTAAATATTTTACTTGCATTAACTAATCTACTTCCAATTCCTGCACTTGATGGTGGAAGAATCCCATTTCTTATTTATGAGTGGATAACCAAAAAAAGGGTTCCTCCTGAAAAAGAGAATTTAGTACATCTTATTGGTTTTATATTTTTACTTGGCCTTCTCTTTTTGGTTACATTTTTTGACATCTTGAGATGGATAAAATAA
- the dxr gene encoding 1-deoxy-D-xylulose-5-phosphate reductoisomerase, translating into MKKIFLVGATGSIGKSTIDVIRNLKDKFKLEGISANSNLNSLIEIYNEFKPKYVLINDEKKSKELKEIVKSKNVGLFKEIFPYVLKDSDIDIIFFASRGVDDIFWILETIKANKEIYIANKEAFVSAGKLIMKEIEKRNMKFIPIDSEHNAIWEITLGRNEEEIEKLIITASGGPFFDLSEDELKNIKPEDALKHPTWSMGKKITIDSATLFNKGMEVVEANLIFEVPYEKIEVIIHRESIIHSLVEFIDGEIIALLYEPDMRYPIQRALTFPERIKSSYKRFDFKKGLSFYEFKKDRFPCFEVIVESGKDGGTKPFSIIYANDILIDLFLERKIDFLSIGKILKIVYDKIEKREFNLSILEDLKKEIEELIKKEVESCI; encoded by the coding sequence ATGAAAAAAATTTTTCTTGTAGGTGCAACTGGTTCAATTGGTAAAAGCACAATTGATGTTATAAGAAATTTAAAAGATAAGTTTAAACTTGAAGGAATATCTGCAAATAGTAATTTAAATTCTTTGATTGAAATTTATAATGAGTTTAAACCAAAATATGTTTTGATAAATGATGAAAAAAAATCAAAAGAATTAAAAGAGATAGTAAAGTCTAAAAATGTTGGTCTATTTAAAGAAATTTTTCCTTATGTTCTTAAAGATAGTGATATAGATATAATATTTTTTGCATCGAGAGGAGTTGATGATATTTTTTGGATACTTGAAACAATAAAAGCAAATAAAGAAATCTATATTGCAAACAAAGAAGCATTTGTATCTGCTGGTAAATTAATAATGAAGGAGATAGAAAAAAGAAATATGAAATTTATTCCAATAGATTCAGAACATAATGCAATTTGGGAGATTACTTTGGGAAGAAATGAAGAGGAAATTGAAAAATTAATAATAACTGCGTCAGGTGGACCATTTTTTGATTTAAGTGAAGATGAACTTAAAAATATTAAACCAGAAGATGCGCTAAAACATCCAACATGGAGTATGGGTAAAAAAATTACTATTGATTCAGCAACTCTTTTTAATAAAGGAATGGAGGTTGTTGAAGCAAATTTAATTTTTGAAGTGCCTTATGAAAAAATTGAAGTTATAATTCATAGAGAGAGCATAATTCATTCATTAGTTGAATTTATTGATGGTGAAATTATTGCTCTTTTATATGAACCAGATATGAGATATCCAATTCAAAGAGCACTTACCTTTCCTGAAAGAATAAAATCTTCTTACAAAAGATTCGATTTCAAAAAAGGTCTTTCATTTTATGAATTTAAAAAAGATCGCTTCCCATGTTTTGAAGTGATAGTTGAAAGTGGAAAAGATGGAGGAACAAAACCATTTTCAATTATATATGCAAATGATATTTTAATTGATCTTTTTCTTGAAAGAAAAATTGACTTTCTTTCAATAGGAAAAATTCTAAAAATAGTTTATGATAAAATTGAAAAAAGAGAATTTAATCTTTCAATTTTAGAAGATTTAAAAAAAGAGATTGAAGAATTAATTAAGAAAGAGGTGGAAAGTTGTATATAA
- a CDS encoding phosphatidate cytidylyltransferase → MQSELKNRIIGALYFGIPFIIFLYFGGVYLKIFLIFLSFVLFFEMSTISNLKKWLFYSPFLLVPFFLNLELSIFLFLLISFIFFLIKKEEIENFLKEVLFPFSFLILSTFPFFCLFLLRENKGIFNTFIILISIWISDIFAYFVGKRFGKRKLVPKISPGKSFEGLIGSIISLYIFYFLLSLFYKNFSILNLIVLPLLIVFLSFLGDIFESTIKRYFKVKDSGKIILGHGGLFDRVDSFIFTIPILYFIL, encoded by the coding sequence GTGCAATCTGAATTAAAAAATAGAATAATCGGAGCACTTTATTTTGGAATTCCTTTTATAATTTTTTTGTACTTTGGAGGGGTTTATTTAAAAATATTTTTAATTTTTTTAAGTTTTGTTCTTTTTTTTGAAATGAGCACTATTTCAAATTTAAAAAAGTGGCTCTTTTATTCTCCATTTCTTCTTGTACCATTTTTTTTAAATTTGGAATTATCTATTTTTTTATTTCTTCTAATTTCATTTATTTTCTTTTTAATTAAAAAAGAAGAGATAGAAAATTTTTTAAAAGAAGTTTTATTTCCATTCTCTTTTCTTATTCTTTCAACTTTTCCATTTTTTTGTTTATTTCTTTTAAGGGAAAATAAAGGGATATTTAATACATTTATAATATTAATTTCAATATGGATTTCTGATATATTTGCATATTTTGTTGGAAAAAGATTTGGAAAAAGAAAACTTGTTCCAAAAATTTCCCCTGGTAAAAGTTTTGAAGGACTTATAGGAAGCATTATTTCTCTTTATATTTTTTACTTCTTATTAAGTTTGTTTTATAAAAATTTTTCAATTTTGAATCTTATAGTTCTCCCATTACTAATTGTTTTCTTATCTTTTTTGGGAGATATTTTTGAATCAACAATAAAAAGGTATTTTAAAGTAAAAGATTCTGGAAAAATAATTTTGGGTCATGGGGGTCTTTTTGATCGGGTTGATAGTTTTATATTTACAATTCCAATTTTATATTTTATATTATGA
- the uppS gene encoding polyprenyl diphosphate synthase, which translates to MDGNGRWAEKRGLPRIYGHKEGVNAVKRAITYAYKKGIKVLSFFAFSTENWKRPREEVNFLMNLFKEVIQKEFDAIVEKGIKVKFLSRKDELPDFVIKEIERVEENSKNCDKMTLLIGLNYGGRFDIVQAVNKIIESGIKKVDEEIFSKFLLTYPYKDPDLLIRTSGELRISNYYLYQLSYTELYFTETLWPDFDENEFEKAIIEYSRRKRRFGAI; encoded by the coding sequence ATGGATGGCAACGGAAGATGGGCTGAAAAAAGGGGGCTTCCAAGAATATACGGTCATAAAGAGGGAGTTAATGCTGTTAAAAGAGCAATAACTTATGCTTATAAAAAGGGTATAAAAGTACTTTCCTTTTTTGCTTTTTCAACTGAAAATTGGAAAAGACCGAGAGAAGAAGTTAATTTTTTAATGAATCTATTTAAAGAGGTAATACAAAAAGAGTTTGATGCAATAGTTGAAAAAGGGATAAAAGTGAAATTTTTATCAAGAAAAGATGAACTTCCAGATTTTGTAATAAAAGAGATTGAAAGAGTAGAAGAAAATTCAAAAAATTGTGATAAAATGACACTTCTTATTGGTTTAAACTATGGTGGAAGGTTTGATATTGTTCAAGCAGTAAATAAAATAATTGAAAGTGGTATTAAAAAAGTGGATGAAGAGATATTTTCTAAATTTCTTTTAACATATCCATATAAAGACCCAGATCTGCTTATAAGAACTTCTGGAGAATTAAGAATTTCAAATTATTACCTTTATCAACTTTCTTATACAGAACTCTATTTCACTGAAACTTTATGGCCAGATTTTGATGAAAATGAGTTTGAAAAAGCAATAATTGAATATTCAAGGAGAAAGAGGCGTTTTGGTGCAATCTGA
- the frr gene encoding ribosome recycling factor → MKEIIQETEALMKKVEKNLLEEFSKIRLGKANPVILEEIRVPYFGQKLPLNQVASINVINPQTIVIEPWDKNIIKDIERAINEANLGLNPQIEGNVIKIFFPPLSEERRQELVKFVKKLTEERRVSIRNIRRDAIEKIKKSEKEKKISEDESHRLQDEIQKLTDKYNEILTNHEKAKEKDILS, encoded by the coding sequence ATGAAAGAGATCATTCAAGAAACTGAAGCATTGATGAAAAAGGTTGAAAAAAATTTGCTTGAAGAGTTTTCTAAAATAAGGTTAGGCAAGGCAAACCCAGTTATACTTGAGGAAATAAGGGTTCCATATTTTGGCCAAAAATTACCATTAAATCAAGTTGCGTCAATTAATGTTATTAATCCTCAAACTATTGTAATTGAACCATGGGATAAAAATATTATTAAAGATATAGAAAGGGCAATAAATGAAGCTAATTTAGGCTTAAATCCTCAAATTGAAGGAAATGTAATAAAAATTTTCTTTCCTCCACTTTCAGAAGAGAGAAGACAGGAACTTGTAAAATTTGTAAAAAAGTTAACTGAAGAGAGAAGAGTCTCAATTAGAAATATAAGAAGAGATGCAATTGAGAAAATTAAAAAAAGTGAAAAAGAGAAAAAAATTTCAGAAGATGAGAGCCATAGATTACAAGATGAGATTCAAAAATTAACTGATAAATATAATGAAATTTTAACAAATCACGAAAAAGCAAAAGAGAAGGATATTTTAAGTTAA
- the pyrH gene encoding UMP kinase → MEYKRILLKISGEALKGNKEEEYDIDFIKDLCLQIKKIKEMGIQISIVIGGGNIWRGTFGEKFGIDRATSDYIGMIATIMNALLIQSILEKMGLETRVQSALTLTEVCEPYIRRRAVRHLEKGRIVIFAAGTGNPYFTTDTAAALRASEIGADVILKGTSVDGVYSSDPKIDKDAKLLKTITYTDFLIKNLRALDPTAISLSRDTNIPVIVFNIKKKDGIIKAILGEEGTIIKGG, encoded by the coding sequence ATGGAGTATAAGCGGATACTCTTAAAAATTTCAGGAGAGGCTTTAAAAGGAAATAAAGAAGAAGAGTATGATATAGATTTTATAAAGGATCTCTGTCTCCAAATAAAAAAGATAAAGGAGATGGGGATCCAAATCTCAATTGTTATTGGTGGAGGAAATATCTGGAGAGGAACTTTTGGAGAAAAATTTGGAATTGATAGAGCAACATCAGATTATATTGGAATGATTGCTACAATAATGAATGCACTTCTTATTCAATCAATTCTTGAAAAAATGGGACTTGAGACAAGAGTCCAATCTGCATTAACATTAACTGAAGTTTGCGAACCATATATAAGAAGAAGAGCAGTAAGACATCTTGAAAAAGGAAGAATTGTAATTTTTGCAGCAGGAACTGGAAATCCATATTTTACAACAGACACGGCAGCAGCACTTAGAGCATCGGAGATTGGTGCAGATGTCATATTAAAAGGAACAAGTGTTGATGGAGTATACTCTTCAGATCCAAAAATAGATAAAGATGCAAAATTATTAAAAACTATAACTTATACTGACTTTTTAATTAAAAATTTAAGAGCACTTGATCCAACTGCAATATCTCTATCAAGAGATACAAATATTCCAGTTATTGTTTTTAATATAAAGAAAAAAGATGGAATAATTAAAGCAATATTAGGAGAGGAAGGAACAATTATAAAGGGAGGATAA